A region of Solibacillus isronensis DNA encodes the following proteins:
- a CDS encoding FtsX-like permease family protein has product MPIEENIRINKGSNFFYLIIPDNFTGNLQLEYTSFNVIYEDRYIEKSEEKFSNLFNDLDEDKYRTINPGLVIGSTEDQIKEEESGQAALFIFLGLFLGLIFIISSAAVMALQQLSDASDSLERYKSLKKIGVTDKMINGAILKQCFIYFILPLGLAVIHSIVGLKAVSGMFHFNYESILISSVILVIIYGGYFYATYVGVKNIVKGSN; this is encoded by the coding sequence GTGCCTATTGAAGAAAATATAAGAATTAACAAGGGCAGTAACTTCTTTTATCTTATCATTCCTGATAATTTTACAGGAAACCTTCAATTAGAATACACAAGTTTTAACGTAATATATGAAGATCGCTACATTGAAAAATCAGAAGAGAAATTTTCAAACCTGTTTAATGACCTTGATGAAGATAAATATAGAACCATAAATCCGGGATTAGTCATCGGAAGTACAGAAGATCAGATTAAAGAGGAGGAAAGTGGTCAAGCAGCATTATTTATATTCCTTGGCCTGTTTTTAGGGCTCATCTTCATTATATCGAGCGCGGCTGTTATGGCATTGCAGCAGTTATCTGATGCAAGTGACAGCTTGGAACGCTATAAATCACTGAAGAAAATCGGTGTCACGGATAAAATGATAAACGGGGCTATATTAAAACAATGTTTCATCTATTTTATACTCCCTTTAGGTCTGGCTGTTATTCATTCCATTGTCGGACTCAAGGCGGTCAGTGGAATGTTCCATTTCAACTATGAAAGCATACTAATCAGTTCAGTGATCCTTGTCATCATTTATGGCGGGTATTTCTATGCAACATATGTCGGTGTGAAGAACATAGTTAAAGGCAGTAATTAG